The Lachnospiraceae bacterium oral taxon 500 genome window below encodes:
- the murQ gene encoding N-acetylmuramic acid 6-phosphate etherase, whose protein sequence is MIDLSQMTTERQNPDTKNLDQMTPLELVTVINREDEQVTTAIRRILPEIAKTVEITTACLKNGGRLIYLGAGTSGRLGVLDAVECPPTFGTDPGLVIGLIAGGEKAFVKAVEGAEDSQTLAAEDLKALHLSAKDMVIGLAASGRTPYVIYGLEYARKIGCPTAAIVCNSGSSMAGAADIVMEAVVGPEVLTGSTRLKAGSAQKMILNMISTGSMVGIGKVYQNYMVDLKRTNEKLVTRSENIVMATTGCGREEAKAALDEAEGSVKLAITAVLSRSDTRQAAAYLEQAGGYVRRALELAAEEQKNK, encoded by the coding sequence ATGATTGATTTATCACAAATGACGACCGAGCGGCAAAATCCGGATACCAAAAACTTGGATCAGATGACGCCGTTAGAGCTGGTCACCGTGATCAATCGGGAGGATGAACAAGTAACCACAGCAATTCGCCGGATTTTACCGGAGATTGCCAAAACAGTGGAAATAACAACGGCCTGCCTGAAAAACGGCGGTCGGCTGATTTATTTGGGCGCAGGTACCAGCGGCCGGCTGGGCGTATTGGATGCGGTGGAATGCCCACCGACGTTTGGAACCGATCCGGGGCTGGTCATCGGTTTGATTGCCGGCGGAGAAAAGGCCTTTGTCAAAGCGGTTGAGGGCGCGGAGGACAGCCAGACTCTGGCGGCTGAGGACTTAAAGGCCCTGCACTTAAGCGCCAAGGATATGGTAATCGGTCTGGCGGCCAGCGGTCGGACGCCGTATGTGATTTATGGCCTGGAGTATGCCAGAAAGATCGGCTGCCCCACGGCGGCCATTGTCTGTAACAGCGGTTCAAGTATGGCCGGAGCGGCGGATATTGTGATGGAGGCAGTGGTAGGGCCCGAGGTTTTGACCGGCTCGACCCGGCTCAAGGCCGGCAGCGCCCAGAAAATGATTTTAAATATGATTTCCACCGGTTCTATGGTTGGTATCGGCAAGGTTTACCAAAATTATATGGTGGATTTAAAAAGAACCAATGAAAAATTAGTGACCCGTTCCGAGAACATTGTCATGGCTACCACGGGCTGCGGCCGGGAAGAGGCAAAAGCGGCGCTGGATGAGGCGGAGGGCAGTGTTAAACTGGCGATTACCGCGGTTTTATCCAGGTCCGATACCCGCCAGGCAGCTGCTTATTTGGAACAGGCGGGCGGCTATGTGCGGCGGGCATTGGAACTGGCAGCGGAGGAACAAAAGAACAAATAA
- a CDS encoding MurR/RpiR family transcriptional regulator, whose protein sequence is MKSLFLLLQNYLRQATEAEKEILQYWLEHPEQSSRFNVRELAAETYTSPSSIIRLCQKLDFKGYKELRAELIYETALRKKEEQREVEDLTKEDSLEAIIEKISLRNITSLKSTAQNLNPKDLSDCVDLLEKARVVHLFGLGTSLLAARDLSLKLVRINRLCMIQDEWHVQLLMAKNITAQDVAILFSYSGMTNEMIQCARLIKESGAKLISVCGFEKSTIAKMADYNLPVVTNEHIFRSGAMSSRIAQLNVVDILFTAFINRNFEASLQQVSKTHILKEDERV, encoded by the coding sequence ATGAAAAGTTTATTTCTACTTTTACAAAATTATTTACGGCAGGCCACGGAAGCGGAAAAGGAAATCCTGCAATATTGGCTGGAGCATCCTGAGCAAAGCAGTCGTTTCAATGTCCGGGAGTTGGCGGCGGAAACTTATACCTCACCGTCCTCTATTATCCGGCTGTGTCAAAAACTGGACTTTAAAGGCTATAAAGAGTTGAGAGCAGAACTGATTTATGAAACGGCGCTCAGAAAAAAGGAAGAGCAGCGGGAAGTGGAAGACTTAACCAAAGAGGACAGCCTGGAAGCGATTATTGAAAAAATCAGTTTGCGTAATATTACGTCGTTAAAGAGTACGGCTCAAAATCTGAATCCTAAGGATTTAAGCGATTGTGTGGATTTGCTGGAAAAAGCCAGAGTGGTTCATTTGTTTGGACTGGGCACTTCGCTGTTAGCGGCCAGAGATTTGAGTTTAAAGCTGGTTCGGATTAACCGGCTGTGCATGATTCAGGATGAATGGCATGTCCAGCTTCTGATGGCGAAAAATATTACGGCCCAGGATGTGGCGATTTTGTTCAGCTATTCCGGCATGACCAATGAAATGATTCAATGCGCCCGGCTGATTAAGGAATCGGGGGCAAAGCTGATCAGCGTCTGTGGTTTTGAAAAATCAACCATTGCCAAGATGGCGGATTATAATTTGCCGGTTGTTACCAATGAGCATATTTTTCGGAGCGGAGCAATGAGCTCGCGGATTGCCCAGCTGAATGTGGTTGATATTTTATTTACGGCTTTTATTAACCGCAATTTTGAGGCCTCCCTGCAGCAAGTCAGCAAGACTCATATTTTAAAAGAAGATGAAAGGGTATAA
- a CDS encoding DNA polymerase III subunit gamma/tau produces the protein MAYTALYRKLRPQTFAEVIGQEAIVQTLKNQVRSGRLSHAYLFTGTRGTGKTSTAKIFARAVNCLNPQDGEPCNQCENCRRDLEGRDLNIMEIDAASNNGVDNIRELREDVRYQPAGARYKIYIIDEVHMLSTGAFNALLKTLEEPPAHAMFILATTDPHKVPDTILSRCQRYDFRRIAGGDIQMVLQTYLNKEGIAFEEKALRFIAKTADGALRDAHSILDRCLAFYLGEELTLEKVLRLLGAVDSGVYEKITAHLLKKEITALLTETDEMLMQGRDLQQLVLGEISYLRDLLIVKTMPQPGKLLDLAEENLLALRAAAELCTEDFLMYIIKSLSQLEADMRYESNKRILLELEWIKLCRPEVDQSEANILRRLTEVENRLAEGPVHSAEPARRPAEKGGEPVKAQPTLPPIETAAFPEDIKAVIAAWPGLHFALNPFVDIALEKAMPFYAEAGGGTLLIVIDSSAGADYIEKSEYKERIAEFLAEKFQKNFNLQIISVQEYENRHKRGAQELKNAVADLRRNIDFEIEMR, from the coding sequence ATGGCATACACCGCGCTTTACCGAAAACTCAGACCGCAGACCTTTGCCGAAGTAATCGGTCAGGAAGCAATTGTTCAGACTTTAAAAAATCAGGTGCGTTCCGGCCGGTTAAGCCATGCTTATTTATTTACCGGCACCAGGGGTACCGGTAAGACTTCGACCGCCAAAATATTTGCTCGGGCGGTGAATTGCCTGAATCCGCAGGACGGCGAACCCTGCAATCAATGCGAAAACTGCCGCCGGGATTTGGAAGGCCGGGACTTGAACATCATGGAGATTGATGCTGCCAGCAACAACGGCGTTGATAATATCCGCGAACTGCGCGAGGACGTTCGCTACCAGCCGGCCGGCGCCCGCTATAAAATTTATATCATTGACGAGGTGCATATGCTGTCTACGGGAGCGTTCAATGCTCTGCTAAAGACTTTGGAAGAGCCGCCGGCGCATGCCATGTTTATTTTGGCGACGACCGATCCGCACAAGGTACCGGATACGATTTTATCCCGCTGTCAGCGCTATGATTTTCGAAGGATTGCTGGCGGTGATATTCAAATGGTATTGCAGACCTATTTAAATAAGGAAGGAATTGCGTTTGAAGAAAAAGCGCTCCGTTTTATTGCTAAAACCGCGGATGGAGCACTGCGCGATGCGCATTCGATTTTGGATCGCTGTCTGGCTTTTTATCTGGGCGAAGAATTGACTTTGGAGAAAGTGCTGCGCTTGCTCGGAGCGGTTGACAGCGGCGTTTATGAAAAAATCACGGCGCATTTGCTGAAAAAGGAAATTACGGCGCTGCTGACGGAAACCGATGAGATGCTGATGCAGGGCCGGGATTTGCAGCAGCTGGTACTGGGGGAAATCAGCTATTTACGCGATCTTTTGATTGTCAAGACCATGCCTCAGCCGGGAAAACTGCTGGATTTGGCGGAGGAAAATCTGCTGGCTTTGCGGGCGGCGGCGGAACTGTGTACGGAAGACTTTTTGATGTATATCATCAAGTCATTATCGCAGTTGGAAGCCGATATGCGCTATGAAAGCAATAAGCGGATATTGCTGGAACTGGAATGGATTAAGCTGTGCCGGCCGGAAGTGGATCAAAGCGAGGCCAATATCCTGCGGCGGTTGACGGAGGTTGAAAACCGTCTGGCTGAGGGGCCGGTGCATTCGGCCGAGCCGGCACGGCGGCCGGCGGAAAAAGGCGGCGAACCGGTGAAAGCCCAGCCGACGCTGCCGCCGATTGAAACAGCTGCCTTTCCGGAGGATATCAAAGCGGTCATCGCGGCCTGGCCGGGGCTGCATTTTGCCCTGAATCCGTTTGTTGATATTGCTCTGGAAAAAGCTATGCCTTTTTATGCCGAAGCAGGCGGCGGCACGCTGCTGATTGTAATTGACAGCAGCGCCGGCGCGGATTATATTGAAAAAAGCGAGTATAAGGAGCGGATAGCGGAGTTTTTGGCGGAAAAGTTTCAAAAAAACTTTAATTTGCAGATTATTTCCGTTCAGGAATATGAAAACCGGCATAAACGAGGGGCGCAGGAACTGAAAAATGCAGTAGCCGACCTCCGCCGCAACATTGACTTTGAAATAGAAATGAGGTGA
- a CDS encoding MFS transporter, with protein MKLEKKRWFILAASCLINLCIGSLYAWSVFAGPMAAHISQAQGLAGDQQLTAAALAVVFTVANAVGPVTMIGGGFINDSLGPRWGILLGGLLFGGGMFFSGFVGSLGMLTVAYGLGCGLGMGCVYTCTINNSVKLFPDKRGLIGGIATATYGLSSVIIPPVAQKLIVGGGVLSAFRILGAVFTVIIILCSFLIEKAPRDFVTAGMVGPKTQAAAGGQDKNWRQMLSQSSFYVMFLMLMCGAFSGLMIISQASPMAQKMIGMEPEHAAVAVSLLALFNAMGRVLAGYLSDKLGRIQVIRIVFLISIVGLFLLTVSGLGQTLLFMAGVSIAGICFGAFMGVFPGFTADRFGARYNSVNYGIMFVGFALAGTLGPLAAGRIVLATGSYQMAFVAAGVLGLLGFAMTFVYRRITKA; from the coding sequence ATGAAATTGGAAAAAAAGAGATGGTTCATATTGGCGGCTTCCTGCCTGATTAATTTATGTATTGGTTCTTTGTACGCCTGGAGCGTATTTGCCGGGCCGATGGCCGCGCATATCAGTCAGGCGCAGGGGCTGGCCGGCGATCAGCAGCTGACGGCGGCGGCGCTGGCGGTGGTGTTTACCGTAGCCAACGCAGTCGGGCCGGTGACGATGATTGGCGGCGGTTTTATCAATGATTCTTTGGGCCCGCGCTGGGGGATTCTGCTGGGCGGCCTGCTGTTTGGCGGCGGCATGTTTTTCAGCGGCTTTGTCGGCAGCTTAGGAATGCTGACGGTGGCTTACGGCTTAGGCTGCGGCTTGGGCATGGGCTGCGTTTATACTTGTACGATTAACAATTCGGTTAAGCTGTTTCCCGATAAACGCGGTCTTATCGGCGGGATTGCAACAGCCACCTATGGATTGAGTTCGGTCATTATTCCGCCGGTTGCTCAGAAACTGATTGTCGGCGGCGGTGTTCTGTCGGCGTTTCGGATTTTGGGTGCGGTGTTTACGGTGATTATTATCCTGTGCTCTTTTTTGATTGAAAAAGCACCGCGGGACTTTGTGACGGCCGGTATGGTCGGGCCAAAAACGCAGGCGGCGGCCGGCGGTCAGGATAAAAACTGGCGGCAGATGCTAAGTCAAAGCTCTTTTTATGTGATGTTTTTAATGCTGATGTGCGGAGCCTTTTCCGGGCTGATGATTATTTCGCAGGCATCACCGATGGCACAGAAAATGATTGGCATGGAACCGGAACATGCGGCCGTTGCCGTCAGTTTGCTGGCGCTTTTTAACGCCATGGGTCGGGTGCTGGCCGGCTATTTGTCGGATAAACTCGGCCGGATTCAGGTGATTCGGATTGTCTTTTTGATTTCGATTGTCGGCCTGTTTTTACTAACGGTCAGTGGACTGGGGCAAACGCTGCTGTTTATGGCCGGGGTATCGATTGCCGGTATCTGTTTCGGGGCTTTTATGGGTGTGTTTCCCGGTTTTACGGCTGACCGTTTCGGGGCCAGATATAACAGTGTCAATTACGGCATTATGTTTGTCGGTTTTGCTTTGGCCGGAACGCTTGGGCCTTTGGCCGCCGGCCGGATTGTACTGGCCACCGGCAGCTATCAGATGGCCTTTGTGGCGGCCGGCGTGCTCGGCCTGTTAGGCTTTGCCATGACCTTTGTCTATCGCCGGATTACCAAAGCATAG
- a CDS encoding V-type ATP synthase subunit D, whose translation MDSSLFPTKGNYILAKSRLALSRQGYELLDKKRNILVREVMSMLDQVEAIQKDMDDIFGEAYLALQEANIRLGINTVSQISQAIAPEENVQIESKSIMGVEIPILNQLDSDLIPQYGIGKTECSLDEAYLQFSKVKRLTLKLAEIENAIYRLAFSIKQTQKRANALKNIMIPKYEKLTKDIATALEEKEREEFSRLKMIKLTKQG comes from the coding sequence ATGGATAGTTCTTTATTTCCGACCAAAGGAAATTATATATTGGCCAAATCAAGATTGGCGTTGTCCCGGCAGGGCTATGAACTGCTGGATAAAAAACGGAATATCTTGGTGCGGGAAGTGATGTCCATGCTTGACCAGGTTGAGGCGATTCAAAAGGATATGGACGATATTTTCGGCGAGGCTTATTTAGCTTTGCAGGAGGCGAATATCCGGCTGGGCATCAATACCGTCAGCCAAATCAGTCAGGCGATTGCGCCCGAGGAAAATGTTCAGATTGAGAGCAAATCCATTATGGGAGTGGAAATCCCGATTTTAAACCAATTAGATTCCGATTTGATTCCGCAGTATGGAATCGGTAAGACGGAATGTTCGCTCGATGAGGCGTATTTGCAGTTTTCCAAGGTCAAGCGGCTGACGCTGAAATTGGCCGAGATTGAAAATGCTATCTATCGGCTGGCGTTTTCGATTAAGCAGACGCAGAAACGGGCAAACGCTTTAAAAAATATCATGATTCCCAAGTATGAGAAGCTGACCAAGGATATTGCCACTGCTTTAGAGGAAAAAGAAAGGGAAGAGTTCAGCCGGTTAAAGATGATCAAACTGACAAAACAGGGGTAA
- a CDS encoding V-type ATP synthase subunit B (produces ATP from ADP in the presence of a proton gradient across the membrane; the B subunit is part of the catalytic core of the ATP synthase complex): MSVEYLGVKEVNGSLMVVEGMKGASFEEIVRITLESGETRTGKIIQMDEDRAVIQVFESTQGISGVNVRTRLTGGVLKLPVSKELLGRTLDGIGRPIDGLGEIRATEAWDVNGAPINPIARQYPRNFVQTGISTIDGLTTLIRGQKLPVFSGNGLPHDRLAVQIANQAQIGSKGRIIFSKEDDLPNMVNGQDDFAIVFAAMGVKNDVADFFKRSFQESGVLQKVVMFLNLANDPVIERVVTPRCALTAAEYLAFECDMHVLVILTDMTSYCEAIREISSSKGEIPSRKGFPGYLYSDLAMLYERAGMIQGKKGSITQIPILTMPNDDITHPIPDLTGYITEGQIVLDRSLHQKGIYPPILVLPSLSRLMKDGIGEGYTRKDHSGVANQLFAAYAHVQEVKALASVIGEEELSPLDKLYMIFGQQFEERFVAQKFDEDRMIDTTLDLGWELLSILPREELTRVDEELVNSYYQERIREKYESAAR; encoded by the coding sequence ATGAGCGTTGAATATTTAGGCGTGAAAGAAGTCAACGGTTCCCTGATGGTAGTCGAGGGAATGAAAGGTGCTTCTTTTGAGGAAATCGTCAGGATTACGCTGGAAAGCGGAGAAACCCGAACCGGAAAAATCATTCAAATGGATGAGGACCGGGCGGTGATTCAGGTTTTTGAAAGTACACAGGGGATTTCCGGTGTTAACGTTCGCACCAGACTGACCGGCGGCGTGTTAAAGCTGCCCGTATCAAAAGAGCTTTTGGGCCGGACGCTGGACGGCATCGGCCGGCCGATTGACGGATTGGGCGAGATCCGGGCAACTGAGGCGTGGGACGTTAACGGCGCACCGATTAATCCGATTGCCCGTCAGTATCCGCGTAACTTTGTCCAGACCGGAATTTCAACGATTGACGGCTTGACCACGCTGATTCGCGGTCAAAAGCTGCCGGTTTTTTCCGGCAATGGTCTGCCGCATGACCGGCTGGCCGTGCAGATTGCCAATCAAGCGCAAATCGGCAGCAAGGGGCGGATTATTTTCAGTAAAGAAGATGATTTGCCGAATATGGTCAATGGGCAGGACGATTTTGCCATTGTTTTTGCCGCGATGGGTGTCAAAAATGATGTAGCGGATTTCTTTAAGCGCAGCTTTCAGGAAAGCGGCGTTTTGCAAAAGGTGGTAATGTTTTTGAACCTGGCCAACGACCCGGTGATTGAGCGGGTGGTGACGCCGCGCTGTGCGTTAACGGCAGCGGAATACTTGGCGTTTGAATGCGATATGCATGTGCTGGTCATTTTAACCGATATGACATCTTACTGCGAAGCAATTCGGGAAATTTCCTCGTCGAAAGGCGAAATCCCTTCCCGGAAAGGTTTTCCCGGTTATCTGTATTCGGATTTGGCGATGCTTTATGAAAGAGCTGGTATGATTCAGGGCAAAAAGGGCTCGATTACCCAGATTCCGATTTTAACCATGCCCAATGACGACATTACGCACCCGATTCCCGATTTGACCGGTTATATTACCGAGGGGCAAATCGTATTGGATCGTTCTCTGCACCAAAAGGGTATTTATCCGCCGATTTTAGTGCTGCCCTCGCTGTCACGGCTGATGAAAGACGGCATTGGCGAAGGCTATACCCGAAAAGACCACAGCGGTGTAGCCAATCAGTTGTTTGCTGCCTACGCCCATGTGCAGGAGGTCAAGGCGCTGGCCTCGGTTATCGGGGAAGAAGAACTGTCGCCGCTGGATAAGCTCTATATGATTTTCGGCCAGCAGTTTGAGGAGCGTTTTGTTGCCCAGAAGTTTGATGAGGACCGGATGATCGATACGACTTTGGATTTGGGCTGGGAGCTGCTCAGTATTTTGCCCAGAGAGGAATTGACCAGAGTGGATGAGGAACTCGTTAACAGCTATTATCAGGAGCGGATTCGGGAAAAATACGAATCGGCAGCTCGTTAG
- a CDS encoding V-type ATP synthase subunit A has product MEQKAVISGINGPVVKAAGAAAFQMLEMVHVGNSRLIGEVIGISRDYCTIQVYEETSGLTIGEPVYPTGEPLSLTLGPGIVGQVFDGIERPLEMLRAEFGNFIGRGSEIFNLDKNKEWPVQITVQAGQELNGGEVYAIVQETELVSHKIMLHPDKSGRVVEIIEQPTYKVLDPVIRLQNAFGQIEELNLVQYWPVRKPRPFQLRKSLEKPLITGQRIIDTFFPIAKGGTASIPGGFGTGKTMTQHQLAKWSDADIIVYIGCGERGNEITEVLEDFPKLIDPKSGKSLMERTVLIANTSNMPVAAREASIYTGITIAEYYRDMGYHVAIMADSTSRWAEALREISGRLEEMPAEEGFPPYLPSRLSQFYERAGYVVSLNGEEGSVSIIGAVSPQGGDFSEPVTQNTKRFIRCFWALDRALAYARHYPAIQWLESYSEYAPDLEEWFDRNVDPDFYADRREAMALLQEENNLMEIVKLIGADVLPENQKLVLEITKLIRLGFLQQNAFHDVDTFVPLIKQFKMLQTILYLYRKARQLVAFNVPVSRLRQTGIFDQVVKMRYNIDNNSTEPFDRLKEQIDSFYQEVADSYKGFERMEIK; this is encoded by the coding sequence ATGGAGCAAAAAGCGGTAATTTCCGGCATCAATGGGCCGGTGGTCAAGGCGGCCGGGGCGGCGGCATTTCAGATGCTGGAAATGGTGCATGTCGGAAACAGCCGGTTAATCGGGGAAGTCATCGGCATCAGCCGGGATTATTGTACCATTCAGGTTTATGAAGAAACCTCCGGCTTAACGATCGGCGAGCCGGTCTACCCGACCGGAGAACCGCTCAGTCTGACGCTGGGGCCGGGGATTGTCGGACAGGTATTTGACGGGATTGAGCGGCCGCTGGAAATGCTGAGAGCAGAGTTCGGCAATTTTATCGGCCGGGGCAGTGAAATTTTTAATCTGGATAAAAATAAGGAATGGCCGGTGCAAATCACGGTGCAGGCTGGTCAGGAACTAAACGGCGGCGAGGTTTACGCCATTGTGCAGGAAACAGAGCTGGTCAGTCATAAAATCATGCTGCATCCGGATAAGAGCGGCCGGGTAGTGGAAATTATTGAGCAGCCGACCTATAAGGTTTTAGATCCGGTGATTCGCCTGCAAAATGCTTTCGGCCAAATTGAAGAGCTTAATTTGGTGCAGTATTGGCCGGTTCGTAAGCCCAGGCCTTTTCAGCTCAGAAAATCTTTGGAAAAGCCGTTAATTACCGGGCAGAGAATTATTGATACCTTCTTTCCGATTGCCAAGGGCGGAACGGCTTCGATTCCCGGCGGATTCGGAACCGGTAAGACGATGACCCAGCATCAGCTGGCTAAGTGGTCGGATGCCGATATCATTGTTTATATCGGCTGCGGCGAGCGGGGCAATGAAATTACCGAGGTGCTGGAGGACTTTCCCAAGCTGATTGACCCCAAATCCGGTAAATCGCTGATGGAGAGGACAGTCCTTATTGCCAATACTTCCAATATGCCGGTGGCGGCCAGAGAAGCATCGATTTATACCGGGATTACGATTGCCGAGTATTATCGGGATATGGGTTATCATGTAGCAATTATGGCGGATTCGACCTCGCGCTGGGCCGAGGCGCTTCGGGAAATTTCCGGACGGCTGGAGGAAATGCCGGCCGAAGAAGGTTTCCCTCCATATCTGCCGTCGCGTTTATCACAGTTTTATGAAAGAGCCGGCTATGTTGTCAGTTTAAACGGTGAAGAAGGCTCCGTTAGTATTATCGGGGCAGTCAGTCCGCAGGGCGGTGACTTCAGTGAACCGGTCACGCAAAACACCAAGCGTTTTATCCGCTGCTTTTGGGCACTTGACCGGGCCTTAGCTTATGCCCGCCACTATCCGGCCATTCAATGGCTGGAGAGTTACAGCGAATATGCACCGGACTTGGAAGAATGGTTTGACCGGAATGTGGATCCGGATTTTTATGCCGATCGGCGGGAAGCGATGGCGCTGCTGCAGGAAGAAAACAATTTAATGGAAATCGTCAAGCTGATTGGTGCTGATGTTTTGCCGGAAAACCAAAAATTAGTGCTGGAGATTACCAAGCTCATTCGTCTTGGCTTTTTGCAGCAAAATGCGTTTCATGATGTTGATACTTTCGTGCCGCTGATCAAGCAGTTTAAAATGCTGCAGACGATTTTATATCTGTACCGGAAAGCCCGGCAGCTGGTTGCTTTTAATGTTCCGGTTTCCCGCCTGCGGCAGACGGGGATATTTGATCAGGTTGTTAAAATGAGATACAATATTGACAACAACTCAACCGAACCTTTTGACCGGCTGAAGGAGCAAATCGACAGCTTTTATCAGGAAGTCGCCGACAGCTATAAGGGTTTTGAAAGGATGGAAATAAAATGA